In the genome of Pseudomonadota bacterium, one region contains:
- a CDS encoding molybdopterin-binding protein, giving the protein MPNPTAAMLVIGDEILSGRTRDANMHHLAGQLTEKGIDLKEVRVVSDDREAIVAAVNALRGGYDHVFTSGGIGPTHDDITADCIAAAFGDGIGVRADADKLLSDYYAANGRDYNDARKRMARIPDSATLIDNPVSVAPGFTLGNVHVMAGVPSVFQAMVASVLATLGGGAPLRSLSVRIDRGEGDIAGPLGEVAVAFPDISIGSYPFQENGRFGANVVLRHVDAARLQAARDALTTKFGL; this is encoded by the coding sequence ATGCCCAATCCCACCGCGGCCATGCTCGTCATCGGGGACGAAATCCTGTCCGGCCGCACGCGCGACGCCAACATGCATCACCTCGCCGGGCAACTCACGGAGAAGGGCATCGATCTGAAGGAAGTGCGCGTGGTCTCCGATGATCGGGAGGCAATTGTGGCGGCTGTGAACGCGCTGCGCGGAGGCTACGACCACGTGTTCACTTCCGGCGGCATCGGCCCCACGCATGACGATATCACCGCCGACTGCATCGCCGCCGCCTTCGGAGACGGGATTGGCGTACGCGCGGACGCAGACAAGCTCCTGTCGGACTACTACGCCGCGAATGGGCGCGACTACAACGACGCGCGCAAGCGCATGGCCCGCATCCCCGACAGTGCCACGCTCATCGACAATCCCGTCTCCGTCGCGCCGGGCTTCACGCTGGGGAACGTCCATGTCATGGCCGGGGTGCCCAGCGTCTTTCAGGCCATGGTCGCGAGTGTCCTTGCGACGCTTGGCGGCGGCGCGCCCCTGCGCTCGCTCTCGGTGCGCATCGACCGCGGAGAGGGCGATATCGCGGGCCCGCTCGGCGAGGTGGCGGTGGCCTTCCCGGATATTTCCATCGGCTCCTATCCGTTCCAGGAGAACGGCCGCTTCGGCGCCAATGTCGTGCTTCGCCATGTTGACGCCGCGCGTCTTCAAGCGGCACGGGACGCGCTCACCACCAAGTTCGGGCTATGA
- a CDS encoding FAD-dependent oxidoreductase, with the protein MGRVVVIGAGQAGATLTTKLRALGHAGEIVLIGEEPVVPYQRPPLSKKYLLGEMPVERLYLKPETAYAEADITLRLGTHVDAVDTAAKEVRLGEERLGYDDLVFTTGSVVRMLPASIGGDLAGVFTVRTLADVDAMAQAFEAGGRVLLVGGGYIGLEAAAVAAMKGLETTLIEAEERILKRVAARETSAYFRKLHLGRGVDIREGVSLSRLTGDGHVSQAALSDGSTLDVDFVIVGVGIDPAISLAQNAGIDCDNGIATDAQGRTSAPGVWAAGDCASFPYRGTRIRLESVPNAIDQADIVAANILGAEKDYIAKPWFWSDQYDVKLQIAGLNSGYSRVIVRDSGAARSHWYYRGDILLAVDAMNDARSYMIGKRLIEAGKSPPAGAVKNPETDLKALLT; encoded by the coding sequence ATGGGCCGCGTCGTCGTCATAGGAGCGGGCCAGGCCGGCGCCACGCTCACGACCAAGCTGCGCGCCCTCGGGCACGCGGGAGAGATCGTGCTCATCGGCGAGGAGCCCGTGGTGCCCTACCAGCGCCCGCCGCTCTCGAAGAAATACCTGCTGGGCGAAATGCCCGTGGAGCGCCTGTACCTGAAGCCGGAGACCGCCTACGCGGAGGCTGACATCACGCTGCGCCTCGGCACCCACGTCGATGCCGTGGATACCGCCGCCAAGGAGGTGCGCCTGGGTGAGGAGCGGCTGGGCTACGATGACCTCGTCTTCACCACGGGATCGGTCGTTCGCATGTTGCCCGCGAGCATCGGCGGCGACCTCGCAGGTGTCTTCACCGTCCGCACCTTGGCCGATGTCGATGCCATGGCGCAGGCCTTCGAGGCCGGGGGGCGCGTGCTCCTCGTCGGCGGTGGCTACATCGGGCTCGAGGCTGCGGCCGTGGCCGCCATGAAGGGGCTTGAGACCACCCTCATCGAGGCCGAGGAGCGGATCCTGAAGCGCGTCGCGGCCCGCGAGACATCCGCCTATTTTCGCAAGCTCCATCTCGGGCGCGGCGTGGACATCCGCGAGGGGGTCAGCCTGAGCCGCCTCACGGGCGACGGCCATGTCAGCCAGGCCGCGCTTTCGGACGGCTCCACGCTCGACGTGGATTTCGTCATCGTGGGCGTGGGCATCGACCCGGCCATCAGCCTCGCGCAGAATGCCGGGATCGACTGCGACAACGGCATCGCCACGGATGCGCAAGGACGCACCTCCGCGCCGGGCGTCTGGGCAGCGGGGGATTGCGCCTCCTTCCCCTATCGCGGCACGCGCATCCGGCTCGAAAGCGTGCCCAACGCCATCGATCAGGCCGACATCGTGGCCGCCAACATCCTGGGTGCGGAGAAGGACTACATCGCCAAGCCCTGGTTCTGGTCGGACCAATACGACGTGAAACTCCAGATCGCGGGGCTCAACAGCGGCTACAGCCGCGTCATCGTGCGCGACAGCGGCGCCGCCCGTTCGCATTGGTACTACCGGGGCGACATCCTTCTCGCCGTGGACGCCATGAACGACGCGCGAAGCTACATGATCGGCAAGCGCCTCATCGAGGCCGGCAAGAGCCCGCCCGCCGGCGCGGTGAAGAACCCGGAGACCGACCTCAAGGCCCTCCTGACATGA
- a CDS encoding 4a-hydroxytetrahydrobiopterin dehydratase, which yields MTNLDNVALDELRAAGWAHDPQRDAITKSFEFKDFTEAFGWMARMAITAEKMNHHPEWFNVYKRVDVTLTTHDADGLSELDVKLAKAMDAAA from the coding sequence ATGACGAACCTAGATAACGTCGCGCTCGACGAGCTTCGCGCGGCAGGCTGGGCCCACGATCCCCAACGGGACGCGATTACGAAAAGCTTCGAATTCAAGGATTTCACGGAGGCATTTGGCTGGATGGCGCGCATGGCCATCACCGCCGAGAAGATGAACCACCACCCGGAGTGGTTCAATGTCTACAAGCGCGTGGACGTGACGCTCACGACCCATGATGCGGACGGCCTGTCTGAGCTCGACGTCAAGCTGGCCAAAGCCATGGACGCCGCGGCATGA
- a CDS encoding SRPBCC domain-containing protein: MPLTLTTPTETTIEVRRSFSAPRSLVWRAYTDPALVPRWLTGPDGHTMPICDMDVRPGGAFHWAWAFPDGTLMHARGKYITVEPETRLVNSETFDDFGDASTHVDTRFETTAAGTQVIQTMTYDSRATRDAVLKSPMDEGMEASFARLDGLIADAEIA, from the coding sequence ATGCCGCTAACCCTGACCACGCCGACTGAGACGACGATCGAGGTGCGGCGCAGCTTCTCCGCGCCCCGCAGCCTCGTTTGGCGGGCCTATACCGACCCCGCGCTTGTGCCACGCTGGCTCACCGGACCTGACGGGCACACCATGCCCATCTGCGACATGGATGTCCGACCGGGCGGCGCCTTCCATTGGGCCTGGGCCTTTCCCGACGGCACGCTCATGCATGCCCGCGGCAAATACATCACCGTCGAGCCAGAAACCCGCCTCGTGAATTCCGAGACCTTCGACGACTTCGGCGACGCCTCCACCCATGTGGACACCCGCTTCGAGACGACCGCGGCGGGGACGCAAGTCATCCAGACGATGACCTATGACAGCCGCGCCACCCGCGACGCGGTGCTGAAATCCCCCATGGACGAGGGGATGGAGGCCAGCTTTGCCCGTCTCGACGGTCTCATCGCCGACGCGGAGATCGCCTAG
- a CDS encoding TRAP transporter substrate-binding protein has translation MMLKSVALAALISATAAAAAAQEVTLRFQHFVSPKSANPTYFMQPWADKIEAESNGRIKVELYPAMQLGGRAPSQYDLIRDGVIDGGWVIPGYQPGRFPEAEAMELPFMTTKSGEEASMAAWQFTQKHLMDDFRDVHLIAAHMHGRGLVHKKGPSIAAVEDFEGLKLRGPSRPATLLLEKLGASPVGMAVPAFPEALAKGVVDGGVITWEMSPSLKLDELTDSHTDIAGDRSLYNLYFIWAMNKATYEGLPDDLKAVIDANSGLMASAWAGRAHDTGDVDGRAAMAAAGNEIAVMSEAETARIAALGDEVISDWVAEMATKGLDGQMLVEDARAAVASTVGEAAPTD, from the coding sequence ATGATGCTCAAATCCGTCGCGCTCGCCGCGCTCATCTCAGCCACCGCCGCCGCTGCAGCGGCGCAGGAGGTCACGCTACGCTTCCAGCATTTCGTGTCGCCGAAATCGGCGAACCCGACCTATTTCATGCAGCCCTGGGCGGACAAGATCGAGGCCGAGTCCAACGGCCGCATCAAGGTAGAGCTCTATCCGGCCATGCAACTCGGCGGGCGCGCGCCCAGCCAGTACGACCTTATCCGTGATGGCGTGATTGACGGGGGGTGGGTCATTCCCGGCTACCAGCCGGGCCGTTTCCCAGAGGCGGAGGCGATGGAACTCCCCTTCATGACGACGAAGAGCGGCGAGGAGGCTTCCATGGCCGCCTGGCAGTTCACGCAAAAGCACCTGATGGACGATTTTCGCGACGTGCACCTGATCGCAGCGCACATGCACGGGCGCGGCCTCGTGCACAAGAAAGGGCCCAGCATCGCGGCGGTGGAGGATTTCGAAGGTCTCAAGCTGCGCGGCCCCTCGCGCCCGGCCACGCTGCTCCTCGAAAAGCTCGGCGCGAGCCCCGTGGGCATGGCCGTCCCGGCCTTTCCGGAAGCGCTCGCCAAGGGCGTCGTGGACGGCGGTGTCATCACCTGGGAGATGTCTCCCTCACTAAAGCTTGATGAGCTGACCGACAGCCACACTGACATCGCGGGGGATCGATCCCTATATAACCTTTACTTCATCTGGGCGATGAACAAGGCCACCTACGAAGGCCTGCCAGACGATCTCAAGGCCGTTATCGATGCCAATTCCGGGCTTATGGCCTCGGCATGGGCAGGACGGGCGCATGACACGGGCGATGTGGACGGTCGCGCAGCGATGGCTGCCGCCGGAAATGAAATAGCCGTGATGAGCGAGGCCGAGACAGCACGCATCGCCGCCCTAGGTGACGAAGTGATATCCGACTGGGTCGCCGAAATGGCGACCAAGGGGTTGGATGGCCAGATGTTGGTCGAAGACGCGCGAGCCGCCGTGGCATCCACGGTTGGTGAAGCAGCGCCGACTGATTGA
- the map gene encoding type I methionyl aminopeptidase, producing MDTPRGRMTRDGIRLYEPGDFAGMHAAGRVAAQILDEVAPLVTVGQTTAEIDRFITDRVEALGAKSATIGYKGYAHASCISVNHVVCHGIPGSKTLKDGDILNIDVTVIVDGWFGDTSRMYVAGKLPRKAERLIEVTHDALFKGIEAVKPGNTFGDIGHAIQSYVEANRMSVVRDFCGHGLGRVFHAPPNVLHYGREGTGPRLEEGMFFTIEPMVNLGRPETKVLADDWTAVTRDKSLSAQFEHSVGVTADGADIFTLSPSGRFHPTYDAA from the coding sequence ATGGATACCCCGCGTGGACGGATGACGAGAGACGGCATCAGGCTCTATGAGCCCGGCGATTTCGCCGGCATGCATGCTGCAGGCCGCGTGGCCGCGCAGATCCTCGACGAGGTCGCGCCGCTCGTGACCGTGGGCCAAACGACCGCCGAGATCGACCGCTTCATCACCGACCGCGTCGAGGCGCTGGGCGCAAAATCGGCCACGATCGGCTACAAGGGCTATGCCCATGCGAGCTGCATCTCGGTCAACCACGTGGTCTGCCACGGCATCCCCGGCTCGAAGACGCTGAAGGATGGCGACATCCTCAACATCGACGTCACCGTGATCGTGGACGGCTGGTTCGGCGACACCTCGCGCATGTACGTGGCTGGCAAGCTGCCGCGGAAGGCCGAGCGGCTCATCGAGGTCACCCATGACGCGCTCTTCAAGGGGATCGAGGCGGTGAAGCCCGGCAACACGTTCGGCGATATCGGGCATGCCATTCAATCCTATGTCGAGGCCAACCGCATGTCGGTGGTGCGCGATTTCTGCGGGCACGGGCTTGGCCGCGTGTTCCACGCGCCACCCAATGTGCTGCATTACGGACGCGAGGGCACCGGACCGCGGCTCGAGGAGGGAATGTTCTTCACCATCGAGCCGATGGTCAATTTGGGCCGCCCGGAGACGAAGGTCCTCGCCGATGACTGGACCGCGGTGACGCGGGACAAGTCGCTCTCCGCGCAGTTCGAGCATTCCGTCGGCGTGACGGCGGATGGCGCCGATATCTTCACGCTCTCGCCCAGCGGGCGTTTTCATCCCACCTACGACGCGGCGTGA
- a CDS encoding mechanosensitive ion channel domain-containing protein, whose translation MNEILNSPIFTTEIVGGQSLSDWLSLDFLAAILGTVLTAILILIAGFIVSGWVSRRIKGIAARHQTLDPTLFNFLAQIARYVIIAFTILFVLNTFGVQTTSIVAAIGAAGLAIGLALQGTLSNVAAGIMIIFFRPFKEGDFVQVNDKMGTVKGITLNFTELADLGNVQVIIPNSEVWGNTITNFSAYPKRRAEWTFGVGYGANLADAERIIRETIMADARSHTDPEPFIQVNNLGDFSVDFLVRVWCDAADYFAFQSDMKRRVKEALDAEGVAIPFPTRTVYNVADAAE comes from the coding sequence ATGAACGAGATCCTCAACAGCCCGATCTTCACCACGGAAATCGTCGGCGGGCAGTCCCTCAGTGACTGGCTCTCGCTCGATTTTCTTGCCGCCATCCTCGGCACCGTGCTCACCGCGATCCTGATCCTGATAGCGGGCTTCATCGTGTCGGGCTGGGTCAGCCGACGCATCAAGGGCATCGCCGCACGGCACCAGACCCTCGACCCGACGCTCTTCAACTTCCTCGCGCAGATCGCGCGCTACGTCATCATCGCCTTCACGATCCTCTTCGTGCTCAACACCTTCGGGGTGCAGACGACGTCGATCGTGGCCGCCATCGGTGCGGCGGGCCTCGCCATCGGCCTCGCGCTGCAGGGCACGCTGTCGAACGTGGCGGCGGGGATCATGATCATCTTCTTCCGGCCTTTCAAGGAAGGCGATTTCGTTCAGGTCAACGACAAGATGGGCACGGTCAAAGGCATCACGCTCAACTTCACGGAGCTGGCCGATCTCGGGAACGTGCAGGTCATCATCCCCAATTCGGAAGTCTGGGGAAACACGATCACCAATTTCTCGGCTTATCCGAAGCGGCGCGCGGAATGGACGTTCGGGGTGGGATACGGCGCCAACCTCGCGGACGCGGAGCGCATCATCCGCGAGACGATCATGGCCGATGCGCGCAGCCACACGGACCCCGAACCCTTCATTCAGGTCAATAACCTCGGTGATTTCTCGGTGGATTTCCTCGTGCGGGTCTGGTGCGACGCGGCGGATTACTTTGCCTTCCAGTCCGACATGAAGCGGAGGGTAAAGGAGGCGCTCGACGCCGAGGGGGTCGCCATCCCCTTCCCCACGCGGACGGTCTACAACGTGGCCGACGCCGCCGAGTAG
- a CDS encoding serine hydrolase domain-containing protein, producing the protein MRWLALALGLLAGAPGAVSAGEADARLVKLETAWRDWYAAHRVGDTALAVAEDGALGLSLARDAAPGRAAPLASLSKAITAACIADLERAGLVSYSAALADYLPDAPEDLTVAQLLTHAGGVWPDGTQARMWDWVNDAVNRFDEATAAALARPLETPSYRYNNENYAVLGRVVEVVTGTGFEEACAERVFEPLALETPARNPRYGAFLPWGGWEMSAAEYALFADATFAGVDPGAFPSAPVGRGARYGMGALYFEAEGLRITWHTGLLCFGSIDGAGAYFVQVAPGPTVAVTFDGCPGEGALAALDQALLTALLR; encoded by the coding sequence GTGAGATGGCTGGCGCTGGCGCTCGGGCTCCTTGCCGGAGCGCCGGGGGCGGTCAGCGCGGGCGAGGCTGACGCACGGCTCGTCAAGCTCGAGACGGCGTGGCGCGACTGGTACGCGGCGCACCGCGTCGGCGACACGGCGCTCGCCGTGGCTGAGGACGGCGCGCTGGGCCTCAGCCTGGCGCGCGATGCCGCGCCCGGACGGGCCGCACCGCTCGCCTCGCTCTCGAAAGCGATCACCGCCGCCTGCATCGCCGATCTGGAGCGCGCGGGCCTTGTCAGCTACTCGGCGGCACTGGCGGACTATCTCCCCGATGCGCCGGAGGACCTCACCGTGGCACAGCTCCTGACCCATGCGGGCGGGGTCTGGCCCGACGGGACGCAGGCCCGCATGTGGGATTGGGTGAACGACGCGGTGAACCGCTTCGACGAGGCTACGGCAGCCGCACTTGCCCGACCGCTCGAGACGCCCTCCTACCGCTACAACAACGAAAACTACGCCGTGCTGGGCCGCGTGGTGGAGGTGGTGACCGGCACGGGCTTCGAAGAGGCCTGCGCCGAGCGGGTCTTTGAACCGCTCGCGCTCGAAACCCCGGCCCGCAATCCGCGCTACGGCGCTTTCCTCCCCTGGGGCGGGTGGGAGATGTCGGCCGCGGAATACGCGCTCTTCGCAGACGCCACCTTTGCCGGGGTCGATCCCGGCGCCTTTCCAAGCGCCCCCGTCGGGCGCGGGGCGCGATACGGCATGGGGGCGCTTTATTTCGAGGCCGAAGGCCTACGCATCACGTGGCACACCGGTCTTTTGTGTTTTGGCTCCATCGATGGGGCTGGCGCCTATTTCGTGCAGGTGGCCCCGGGGCCCACCGTCGCCGTGACGTTTGACGGATGCCCCGGCGAGGGCGCGCTGGCCGCGCTCGACCAGGCGCTCCTCACGGCGCTGCTCCGCTAG
- a CDS encoding peroxiredoxin, whose translation MAISVGETLPEASLLRIGAEGPEEVALGSLVKGRKVVIFGLPGAYTGTCTTAHVPSFIRTAEAFKAKGVDEIICVAVNDPFVMDQWSKDTGAGAAGITMLADGMSTFTKGIGMDFTAPPVGFVDRSKRYSMLVEDGVVKVLNPEASPGECEISAGEALLEKV comes from the coding sequence ATGGCAATTTCCGTGGGCGAGACCCTACCCGAGGCGAGCTTGTTGAGAATCGGGGCAGAGGGGCCCGAAGAAGTGGCGCTCGGAAGCCTCGTGAAGGGCCGGAAGGTCGTGATCTTCGGGCTGCCCGGCGCCTATACCGGCACCTGCACGACGGCCCATGTCCCGAGCTTCATCCGCACCGCCGAGGCCTTCAAGGCGAAGGGCGTGGACGAGATCATCTGTGTGGCGGTGAACGATCCCTTCGTCATGGACCAATGGAGCAAGGATACCGGTGCCGGCGCGGCGGGCATCACCATGCTGGCCGACGGCATGAGCACCTTTACCAAGGGTATCGGGATGGACTTCACCGCGCCGCCTGTGGGCTTCGTGGATCGCTCGAAACGGTACTCGATGCTCGTGGAAGACGGGGTGGTGAAGGTGCTCAACCCCGAGGCCTCGCCGGGCGAATGCGAGATCTCGGCGGGCGAGGCACTCCTCGAAAAGGTCTGA
- the rsmD gene encoding 16S rRNA (guanine(966)-N(2))-methyltransferase RsmD has product MRIIAGRFRGHPLVGLGKGDPAAHLRPTSDRVREALFSMIGARIEIAGARVLDLFAGTGALGLEALSRGAAHVTFVDSGRVAQKLIKGNIAKLGVVDDTDLLPQDALRLPPAEVPADLVFLDPPYGKDLGAPALAAARAQGWIADEAIVVWEETAPQRAEGFTALTSRRYGDTTITLLEPSA; this is encoded by the coding sequence GTGCGGATCATAGCCGGGCGCTTCCGCGGCCACCCGCTCGTCGGCCTCGGCAAGGGCGATCCGGCCGCCCATCTGCGGCCCACCTCGGACCGCGTGCGCGAGGCGCTCTTTTCCATGATCGGCGCGCGGATCGAGATCGCGGGGGCCCGCGTCCTCGATCTCTTCGCGGGGACCGGCGCGCTGGGGCTCGAGGCGCTCTCCCGCGGCGCGGCCCATGTCACTTTCGTCGACAGCGGGCGCGTGGCGCAAAAGCTCATCAAGGGCAATATCGCGAAGCTCGGCGTGGTGGACGACACCGACCTCCTCCCGCAGGACGCGCTGCGCCTCCCGCCTGCGGAGGTGCCCGCCGATCTCGTATTTCTCGACCCGCCCTACGGCAAGGATCTCGGCGCCCCGGCCCTCGCAGCTGCGCGGGCGCAGGGGTGGATCGCGGATGAGGCCATCGTTGTCTGGGAAGAGACCGCGCCGCAGCGTGCCGAGGGCTTCACAGCCCTCACAAGCCGCCGCTATGGTGACACGACGATAACCCTGCTGGAGCCAAGCGCATGA
- a CDS encoding peroxiredoxin-like family protein, with translation MLIPRQKVPALSVPTLDHGPFDLATESSERGTVICFYRGLHCPICANYLKEFDKQAPNFAERGVGVLALSSDGEERTRAMADKIGNQNLRFGYDLTLAKAKEWGLYISTSRGKTSIGIEEPALFSEPGLFMVTPESAHYYGSVQTMPFVRPHFSELVSALDFAIEKNYPARGEYTGAV, from the coding sequence ATGCTCATCCCCCGCCAGAAAGTGCCCGCGCTTTCCGTTCCCACGCTTGATCACGGGCCCTTCGATCTTGCCACTGAAAGCTCGGAACGCGGCACCGTCATCTGCTTTTATCGCGGGCTGCACTGCCCGATCTGCGCGAACTATCTCAAGGAATTCGACAAGCAGGCCCCGAACTTTGCGGAGCGGGGCGTCGGCGTTCTGGCGCTATCGTCGGATGGCGAGGAGCGCACGCGCGCCATGGCCGACAAGATCGGCAACCAGAACCTCCGCTTCGGCTACGACCTGACGCTGGCAAAGGCCAAGGAATGGGGGCTCTACATCTCCACCTCGCGCGGCAAGACCTCGATCGGGATCGAAGAACCCGCGCTCTTCTCCGAGCCCGGCCTCTTCATGGTCACGCCCGAGAGCGCGCACTACTACGGCTCCGTGCAGACGATGCCCTTCGTGCGTCCGCACTTCTCCGAGCTCGTCAGCGCGCTCGATTTCGCCATCGAGAAGAACTACCCGGCGCGCGGGGAATACACCGGCGCGGTCTAG
- the sfsA gene encoding DNA/RNA nuclease SfsA: protein MRFQTPLLPGRLIRRYNRFLADVTLDDGREVKAHCPNPGSMMGLKVPGLRVWLEPNDDPKKKLDFAWRVAELPGGVMVGIDTATPNRVAKEALRAGRIAELADYTHVRPEVAYGTRSRVDFLLIEPGLPDAFVEIKNVHLLREDDWAEFPDCVTERGTKHLRELMAVKASGARAVMLYVIQHEGCARFRVAPDLDPAYAAAFAEAAAAGVEMLAYRCTVSVEEIRLDHAIPVALP from the coding sequence ATGCGGTTTCAAACCCCCCTCCTCCCCGGTCGCCTCATCCGCCGATACAATCGCTTCCTCGCCGATGTGACGCTCGATGACGGGCGGGAGGTCAAGGCCCACTGCCCCAATCCGGGCTCGATGATGGGGCTGAAGGTGCCCGGTCTCCGCGTCTGGCTCGAGCCCAATGACGACCCCAAGAAGAAGCTCGACTTCGCCTGGCGCGTGGCGGAGCTGCCCGGCGGCGTCATGGTGGGCATCGACACCGCCACGCCCAACCGCGTCGCCAAGGAAGCGCTCCGGGCAGGCCGCATCGCCGAGCTCGCGGACTACACCCATGTGCGCCCCGAAGTGGCCTATGGCACGCGGAGCCGGGTCGATTTCCTCCTCATTGAGCCGGGCCTTCCCGACGCCTTCGTGGAGATCAAGAACGTCCACCTCCTGCGCGAGGACGACTGGGCAGAATTCCCCGATTGCGTCACCGAGCGGGGCACCAAGCACCTGCGTGAACTCATGGCGGTGAAAGCCTCCGGCGCACGGGCCGTCATGCTCTACGTGATCCAGCACGAAGGTTGCGCGCGTTTTCGCGTGGCTCCCGACCTCGATCCGGCCTACGCGGCGGCTTTCGCCGAGGCCGCGGCCGCGGGGGTGGAGATGCTGGCCTATCGCTGCACGGTCTCCGTCGAGGAGATCCGGCTCGATCACGCGATCCCCGTGGCGCTCCCCTGA
- a CDS encoding GNAT family N-acetyltransferase codes for MTPPSLPEIAAAVWATWPGEAVTATPAFALRRSADDSRRSRAATRNRPVSDAEIADAAETMRGWGQPAMFWVPSDQAEFGAQLAALGYADHDHSVYYGAPVEVLAARTPPRTATFEIWEPLAIMADIWAATGTSHARQEVMARATCAKTAILGRVDNAPGGAAYVGAHGGVAMVHAVGTLPQHRRKGLGAQMMAQAAIWAARQGATWITLAVGAGNATARALYASLGMAPVGEYHYRTLPETGRREGHDG; via the coding sequence ATGACGCCGCCCAGCCTGCCGGAGATCGCCGCCGCCGTCTGGGCCACCTGGCCCGGGGAGGCCGTCACCGCCACACCAGCCTTCGCGCTCCGCCGCTCTGCCGATGACAGCCGCCGGTCCCGGGCCGCCACGCGCAACCGTCCGGTCTCGGACGCGGAGATCGCGGATGCAGCAGAGACGATGCGCGGCTGGGGCCAGCCCGCCATGTTCTGGGTGCCGTCTGATCAGGCGGAATTCGGCGCGCAGCTCGCCGCCCTGGGCTACGCGGATCACGACCATTCGGTCTATTACGGCGCACCGGTGGAGGTCCTCGCGGCGCGGACGCCGCCGCGGACCGCGACCTTCGAGATCTGGGAGCCGCTCGCGATCATGGCGGATATCTGGGCCGCGACCGGCACCTCCCACGCCCGCCAGGAGGTCATGGCCCGCGCGACCTGCGCCAAGACCGCGATCCTCGGACGGGTCGACAACGCACCGGGCGGCGCGGCCTATGTCGGCGCCCATGGCGGGGTGGCCATGGTCCATGCCGTGGGAACGCTTCCCCAACACCGCAGGAAAGGTCTCGGGGCCCAGATGATGGCGCAGGCGGCGATCTGGGCTGCCCGGCAAGGCGCCACGTGGATCACGCTCGCCGTGGGCGCAGGCAACGCAACGGCACGCGCGCTCTACGCTTCCCTCGGCATGGCACCCGTGGGAGAGTACCACTACCGCACATTGCCAGAGACGGGGCGACGGGAGGGGCATGATGGCTGA
- a CDS encoding metalloregulator ArsR/SmtB family transcription factor, whose translation MQYLDGAFAALSDPTRRAIVAQLALGPRTVNEIADALPISQPAVSKHLKLLEGAGLIARDRVGTTRPARLAPEAFVQLDRWLERYRQLFEDRFQRLDTLLDTLQKETVDAANPDHAD comes from the coding sequence ATGCAATATTTAGATGGCGCCTTCGCCGCACTCTCCGACCCCACGCGCCGGGCCATCGTGGCCCAGCTCGCCCTCGGCCCGCGCACGGTGAATGAGATCGCCGATGCGCTCCCGATCAGTCAGCCGGCGGTGTCAAAGCACCTCAAGCTCCTTGAAGGGGCGGGCCTGATCGCGCGGGACAGGGTGGGCACAACCCGGCCAGCGCGGCTTGCGCCCGAGGCCTTCGTGCAGCTCGACCGATGGCTCGAGCGCTACCGCCAGCTTTTCGAGGATCGCTTCCAGCGTCTCGATACCCTGCTCGACACGCTTCAGAAGGAGACCGTAGATGCCGCTAACCCTGACCACGCCGACTGA